In the genome of Vicia villosa cultivar HV-30 ecotype Madison, WI linkage group LG7, Vvil1.0, whole genome shotgun sequence, one region contains:
- the LOC131618836 gene encoding uncharacterized protein LOC131618836, with protein MAILDRVAPCAGSDDAFWWKLNKEEIDAPSKSLLFGWRLIHDRLATKDHLFKKGILEIAEINCAFCSVEEECLAHLLGGCLVVKPIWLKVFDWLGSITDFSLVDFITFPFISDKVHSPAKRKIIGAIWLATCWHIWLIRNAIIFKDGNFSFLDCMSEIMHSSWNWLCSSGKLVKICNFHV; from the exons ATGGCCATTTTGGATCGGGTTGCTCCTTGTGCTGGCAGCGATGACGCGTTCTGGTGGAAGCTGAATAAGGAGGAG ATTGATGCTCCTTCAAAATCTCTTTTATTCGGTTGGAGACTAATTCACGATAGATTAGCAACCAAAGATCATCTCTTCAAGAAGGGAATTTTGGAAATTGCCGAGATTAATTGCGCCTTTTGTTCGGTGGAAGAGGAGTGTCTAGCTCACCTCCTAGGTGGTTGTCTTGTGGTTAAACCGATttggttgaaggttttcgattgGCTTGGAAGCATTACGGATTTCTCGTTGGTAGATTTCATCACTTTCCCTTTCATATCCGATAAGGTTCATTCCCCGGCTAAAAGGAAGATTATTGGAGCTATTTGGCTTGCTACGTGTTGGCATATTTGGTTGATCCGAAATGCGATAATTTTCAAGGATGGTAACTTTAGCTTCCTAGATTGTATGTCGGAAATTATGCACAGTTCTTGGAATTGGTTATGTTCTAGCGGTAAGCTAGTTAAAATCTGTAATTTCCATGTTTGA
- the LOC131620429 gene encoding indole-3-acetic acid-amido synthetase GH3.6-like has product MPEAPRDYNLVEQNKKILDFIEDVTSKPDLVQQQVLSEILSRNANVEYLKRYNLNGHTNRDTFKKLLPVISYEDIQPDIERIANGDTSPILCSKPISEFLTSSGTSGGERKLMPTIEEELGRRSLLYSLLMPVMSEFVPGLEKGKGMYLMFIKSEATTPGGIVARPVLTSYYKSSYFRDRPYDPYTNYTSPNETVLCPDSYQSMYSQLLCGLCQNKEVLRVGAVFASGFIRAIRFLEKHWTLLSNDIRTGTVNSLITDTTVRDSVMKILKPDPKLADFIQTECSKSSWQGIITRLWPNTKYVDVIVTGTMSQYIPILDHYSNGLPLVCTMYASSECYFGVNLNPLCKPSEVSYTLIPTMCYYEFLPVNRTNGVTDSLHAPRSLNEKEQKELVELVDVKLGQEYELVVTTYAGLYRYRVGDVLKVAGFKNKAPQFNFVCRKNVVLSIDADKTDEVELQNAMANAVTHLAPFGAAVSEYTSFADTASIPGHYVLYWELTLNKSTQIPPCVFEDCCLTIEESLNSVYRQGRVSDKSIGPLEMKIVEQGTFDKLMDYAISLGASINQYKTPRCVKSESVVELLNSRVMSSYFSPKCPKWVPGHKQWINQN; this is encoded by the exons atGCCTGAAGCACCCAGAGACTACAACCTTGTTGAACAGAACAAAAAAATCCTCGACTTCATTGAGGATGTTACCTCAAAACCCGACCTTGTCCAACAACAAGTCCTCTCAGAAATCCTGTCCCGCAATGCAAACGTTGAGTATCTCAAACGATACAATCTCAACGGTCACACAAACCGTGACACCTTCAAAAAACTCTTGCCTGTCATCTCATACGAAGATATTCAGCCTGATATCGAACGCATCGCTAATGGTGACACCTCCCCCATCCTTTGCTCCAAACCCATTTCTGAGTTTCTCACCAG TTCTGGTACATctggtggagagagaaaacttATGCCAACAATTGAAGAGGAGTTAGGAAGGAGAAGTTTGTTATACAGTTTATTGATGCCAGTGATGAGTGAGTTTGTTCCGGGATTAGAAAAAGGGAAAGGAATGTACCTCATGTTTATAAAATCTGAGGCTACAACACCTGGTGGAATTGTAGCTAGGCCTGTTTTAACAAGCTACTACAAAAGTTCCTATTTCAGGGATAGACCTTATGACCCTTACACAAACTACACAAGCCCAAATGAAACTGTACTCTGTCCTGATTCATATCAAAGCATGTATTCTCAGCTCCTTTGTGGTCTTTGCCAAAACAAAGAGGTACTAAGGGTTGGTGCTGTTTTTGCCTCTGGTTTCATAAGGGCTATTAGGTTTCTTGAAAAACATTGGACCCTTCTTTCAAATGATATTAGAACAGGAACTGTTAACTCTTTGATCACTGATACAACAGTGAGAGATTCTGTTATGAAAATCCTTAAACCTGATCCTAAGCTTGCTGATTTTATTCAAACTGAGTGTAGTAAGAGTTCTTGGCAGGGGATTATTACTAGGCTGTGGCCTAATACTAAGTATGTGGATGTTATTGTGACAGGAACAATGTCACAGTATATTCCCATTTTGGATCATTACAGCAATGGTTTACCACTTGTTTGCACTATGTATGCTTCTAGTGAATGTTACTTTGGTGTCAATCTTAACCCTCTTTGTAAACCTAGTGAAGTGTCTTATACACTTATTCCCACCATGTGTTACTATGAGTTTTTGCCTGTTAATAGAACCAATGGTGTCACTGATTCTCTTCATGCACCGAGATCCCTCAACGAGAAAGAACAGAAAGAGCTCGTTGAACTCGTTGATGTCAAACTCGGTCAAGAATATGAACTTGTTGTCACTACTTATGCTG gaCTATACCGTTATCGAGTTGGTGATGTGCTCAAGGTAGCAGGATTCAAGAACAAAGCACCACAATTCAACTTTGTATGTAGAAAAAACGTTGTATTGAGCATTGATGCTGACAAAACCGATGAGGTTGAGCTTCAGAATGCAATGGCAAATGCTGTGACACATTTAGCACCATTCGGGGCAGCAGTGTCCGAATACACAAGCTTTGCAGACACAGCATCAATTCCAGGGCACTATGTCCTATACTGGGAACTCACACTGAACAAGTCAACACAAATTCCACCTTGTGTTTTTGAGGACTGCTGCTTAACAATTGAAGAGTCACTGAACAGCGTGTATCGACAGGGCCGTGTCTCGGACAAATCCATTGGCCCGCTCGAGATGAAAATCGTCGAACAGGGCACATTTGATAAGCTAATGGATTATGCCATTAGTTTAGGTGCTTCAATTAACCAGTACAAGACACCAAGGTGTGTGAAATCTGAATCTGTTGTTGAACTCTTGAACTCAAGGGTAATGTCAAGTTACTTTAGTCCCAAGTGTCCAAAATGGGTTCCTGGTCACAAACAATGGATCAACCAGAATTGA